In Dermacentor albipictus isolate Rhodes 1998 colony chromosome 6, USDA_Dalb.pri_finalv2, whole genome shotgun sequence, the following proteins share a genomic window:
- the LOC135907805 gene encoding serine/arginine repetitive matrix protein 1-like → MDEHPDESQSQESYVPSPTKAPRQRQRSPDERRDRRVEAEDVTEDQEYLLDVDASSKRPRHEREYSPVAQGYDEGCDGSPIPTGLCMDTVERQRDTSPYAGEETRATRASETRDEGDQIPAAISEAPDGPRRREPRETAARKDVRAKAPAPWAPKYEFSTSSSSSELRPVDLPPMGKRQPAARPERPVERRKSSKASVGGTSTASDRLPASTVSASRSRSRVSRASYKPTRSDATAPPPEDRPSDTAPRTAGPGPSKNSRRAGSFVCQDSTALSRLHGIRDNPAAALSATAISAASLSRSRRLKDPSVLV, encoded by the exons ATGGACGAACACCCCGACGAATCTCAGTCGCAGGAATCTTACGTCCCATCACCCACGAAG GCACCGCGCCAAAGGCAGCGTAGCCCGGACGAACGCAGAGACAGACGGGTCGAGGCAGAAGATGTCACCGAAGATCAAGAATACCTGCTAGACGTCGACGCGAGCTCGAAACGACCGCGCCATGAAAGAGAATATAGCCCCGTCGCTCAGGGCTACGACGAAGGCTGCGATGGAAGCCCTATACCGACTGGACTCTGCATGGATACCGTGGAGAGACAAAGAGACACCAGCCCGTATGCCGGAGAAG AAACGCGCGCAACCAGGGCATCCGAGACCCGCGACGAGGGCGACCAAATCCCCGCGGCGATCTCGGAGGCTCCAGACGGGCCTAGGAGGCGAGAGCCGAGGGAAACTGCGGCGAGAAAGGACGTCCGCGCAAAAGCGCCTGCGCCCTGGGCGCCGAAGTACGAGTTTTCGACGAGCTCGTCAAGTTCGGAGCTGCGGCCGGTAGACCTGCCACCGATGGGGAAGCGGCAACCTGCGGCCAGG CCCGAAAGACCGGTGGAACGTCGCAAGAGTAGCAAAGCCAGCGTGGGCGGGACGTCTACGGCTTCGGACCGACTGCCAGCTTCGACCGTGAGCGCGTCGAGGAGTAGGAGCCGTGTATCGCGAGCGAGTTACAAGCCGACACGATCTGATGCGACCGCACCGCCGCCTGAGGATCGACCCTCGGACACGGCACCACGGACGGCTGGGCCAGGACCATCAAAG aatTCGCGTAGAGCCGGTAGCTTCGTTTGCCAAGACTCCACGGCATTGTCAAGACTCCACGGCATCCGAGACAACCCAGCCGCAGCGCTGTCAGCCACAGCAATATCAGCCGCAAGTCTATCACGAAGCAGGCGTCTCAAAGATCCATCAGTGCTGGTGTAG